In Procambarus clarkii isolate CNS0578487 chromosome 13, FALCON_Pclarkii_2.0, whole genome shotgun sequence, the following are encoded in one genomic region:
- the LOC123757346 gene encoding uncharacterized protein, translating into MVAWQMMLALVCLAIVPTMAQITFSRSWVPQGKRSGPLVSPAGAPSLDVDPCRDTRLSTLTDVASHLVELMDDVSDLTQDDAALALRLKHALLARQRRLT; encoded by the exons ATGGTGGCGTGGCAGATGATGCTGGCGTTGGTGTGCCTGGCGATCGTTCCCACAATGGCCCAGATCACCTTCTCCCGGTCATGGGTGCCCCAGGGCAAGAGGTCCGGGCCCCTCGTCAGCCCTGCAGGTGCCCCTAGCCTCGACGTCGACCCATGTAGGGACACCAGACTCTCCACTCTTACCGACGTCGCCTCCCATCTGGTG GAACTGATGGACGACGTCTCAGACCTGACTCAGGATGATGCTGCTCTTGCTCTACGCCTCAAACACGCTCTTCTTGCCAG GCAAAGGAGACTGACTTGA